Proteins from a single region of Apium graveolens cultivar Ventura chromosome 7, ASM990537v1, whole genome shotgun sequence:
- the LOC141672849 gene encoding ATP-dependent 6-phosphofructokinase 3-like, which yields MGTRTGTGTGTGTGEEKMMKVEKGEYGYVLEDVPHLSDYIPDLPTFPNPLRFNPAYSVVKQYFVDVDDTVPQKVVVHKKSSRGVHFRRAGPRQKVYFDSDEVHACIVTCGGLCPGLNTVIREIVCALYNMYGVTKVLGIDGGYRGFYSKNTIPLTPKFVNDIHKRGGTIIGTSRGGHDTMKIVDSIQDRGINQVYIIGGDGTQRGAAVIYEEIRRRGLKVAVAGIPKTIDNDIPVIDKSFGFDTAVEEAQRAINAAHVEAESTENGIGLVKLMGRYSGFIAMYATLASRDVDLCLIPESPFYLDGEGGLFEYIAKRLKEDGHMVIVIAEGAGQELLSKNSVHEKDASGNKLLKDVGLWMSHRIKDHFADHKMAITLKYIDPTYMIRAIPSNASDNVYCTLLAQSCVHGAMAGYTGYTSGLVNGRQTYIPFNRITEMQNKVVITDRMWARLLSSTNQPSFLGPKDAVEVKKEPPPATQLLESENCNCEEKAEDKAAN from the exons ATGGGAACACGAACAGGAACAGGAACAGGAACAGGAACAGGAGAAGAGAAGATGATGAAAGTGGAGAAAGGTGAATATGGATATGTACTTGAAGATGTTCCTCATTTGTCTGATTACATTCCTGATCTTCCT ACTTTTCCCAACCCACTGCGATTCAACCCTGCATATTCGGTTGTAAA GCAGTACTTCGTTGATGTTGATGATACTGTACCTCAAAAG GTCGTTGTTCACAAGAAGAGTTCTAGGGGAGTGCATTTTAGACGTGCTGGACCTCGCCAGAAG GTGTATTTTGATTCAGATGAGGTGCATGCTTGTATTGTAACTTGTGGTGGTTTGTGTCCTGGGCTAAATACAGTGATCAGAGAAATTGTATGTGCTCTATATAACATGTATGGTGTCACCAAAGTCCTCGGAATAGAT GGAGGATATAGAGGCTTTTACTCAAAGAACACCATTCCTTTAACGCCAAAGTTTGTAAATGACATCCATAAACGTGGTGGTACAATTATTGGCACATCTCGAGGAGGCCATGATACCATGAAGATTGTTGACAGCATTCAGGACCGGGGAATAAATCAG GTTTACATTATCGGAGGTGATGGGACTCAAAGAGGAGCAGCGGTCATTTACGAG GAAATTAGACGGCGCGGCCTAAAAGTTGCAGTTGCAGGAATCCCTAAAACAATTGACAATGACATTCCG gttattgacaagtcatttgGTTTCGATACTGCTGTAGAGGAAGCACAACGAGCCATCAACGCTGCGCATGTTGAAGCTGAAAGTACTGAGAATGGTATCGGTCTAGTGAAGCTTATGGGTCGCTACAGCG GATTCATTGCCATGTATGCCACTCTTGCCAGCCGAGATGTGGATTTGTGTTTAATTCCAGAGTCACCATTCTATCTTGACGGAGAAGGTGGTCTCTTTGAGTATATTGCGAAACGGCTTAAGGAGGATGGGCACATGGTTATTGTTATAGCTGAAGGAGCAGGTCAGGAGCTTCTTTCAAAGAACTCTGTACATGAGAAAGATGCTTCAGGAAACAAACTACTAAAAGATGTTGGCCTTTGGATGTCTCATAGGATCAAG GATCATTTTGCAGATCACAAGATGGCTATCACTCTTAAGTATATAG ATCCTACCTACATGATCCGTGCTATTCCAAGTAATGCATCTGACAATGTGTATTGCACACTCCTTGCTCAAAGTTGTGTACATGGAGCAATGGCAGGTTACACTGGCTACACAAGTGGGCTGGTCAACGGGAGACAAACATATATTCCTTTCAAT CGAATCACTGAGATGCAGAATAAGGTCGTGATAACTGACAGGATGTGGGCAAGGCTTCTTTCTTCAACGAACCAGCCAAGTTTTTTGGGCCCAAAAGATGCAGTTGAAGTAAAAAAAGAACCACCACCAGCCACCCAATTGTTGGAAAGCGAGAACTGCAATTGTGAGGAAAAGGCAGAGGACAAGGCAGCGAACTAG